One Betta splendens chromosome 16, fBetSpl5.4, whole genome shotgun sequence genomic window carries:
- the LOC121201688 gene encoding cortexin domain-containing 1 protein-like: MDMDPPVLPVARLDIDVDLGFALFFFFLLCFFLLVTIVRCAQMVLDPYSAISVTTYQEEQTEE; this comes from the coding sequence ATGGATATGGACCCACCAGTCCTCCCTGTGGCCAGGCTGGACATAGACGTGGATCTTGGTTTtgccctcttcttcttcttcctcctctgcttcttcttgttGGTGACCATAGTCCGCTGCGCTCAGATGGTGCTGGACCCTTACAGTGCCATCTCTGTCACCACATACCAGGAGGAGCAAACAGAAGAATGA